In Synechococcus sp. CB0101, a genomic segment contains:
- the psbA gene encoding photosystem II q(b) protein, giving the protein MTTALRSGRSSSWSQFCEWVTSTDNRIYVGWFGVLMIPCLLSATICFIVAFIAAPPVDIDGIREPVAGSFIYGNNIISGAVIPSSNAIGLHFYPIWEAASLDEWLYNGGPYQLVVFHFLLGISCYMGRQWELSYRLGMRPWICVAYSAPLSAAFAVFLIYPFGQGSFSDGMPLGISGTFNFMLVFQAEHNILMHPFHMLGVAGVFGGSLFSAMHGSLVTSSLVRETTETESQNYGYKFGQEEETYNIVAAHGYFGRLIFQYASFNNSRSLHFFLGAWPVVGIWFTSMGVSTMAFNLNGFNFNQSVLDSQGKVVNTWADVLNRANLGMEVMHERNAHNFPLDLAATQSIPVALTAPAIG; this is encoded by the coding sequence ATGACCACTGCCCTTCGCAGCGGCCGCTCCAGCTCCTGGTCACAATTCTGTGAGTGGGTCACCAGCACCGATAACCGCATTTATGTGGGTTGGTTCGGTGTGCTGATGATTCCCTGCCTGCTGTCGGCCACCATCTGTTTCATCGTTGCCTTCATCGCCGCTCCGCCGGTGGATATCGATGGCATCCGTGAGCCCGTTGCCGGCTCGTTCATCTACGGCAACAACATCATTTCCGGCGCTGTGATCCCCAGCAGCAACGCCATCGGTCTGCACTTCTATCCCATCTGGGAAGCGGCTTCTCTCGATGAGTGGCTGTACAACGGCGGTCCTTACCAGCTGGTGGTGTTCCACTTCCTGCTGGGCATCTCCTGCTACATGGGCCGTCAGTGGGAGCTCTCCTACCGCCTGGGCATGCGCCCCTGGATCTGCGTGGCCTACAGCGCTCCGCTGTCGGCTGCCTTTGCCGTGTTCCTGATCTATCCCTTCGGTCAGGGTTCCTTCTCCGATGGCATGCCCCTCGGCATCAGCGGCACCTTCAACTTCATGTTGGTGTTCCAGGCTGAGCACAACATCCTGATGCACCCCTTCCACATGCTTGGTGTGGCTGGTGTGTTCGGCGGCAGCCTGTTCTCCGCCATGCACGGCTCGCTGGTCACCAGCTCCCTGGTGCGTGAAACCACGGAAACCGAAAGCCAGAACTACGGCTACAAGTTCGGCCAAGAGGAAGAGACCTACAACATCGTGGCTGCCCACGGTTACTTCGGTCGCCTGATCTTCCAATACGCCAGCTTCAACAACAGCCGCAGCCTGCACTTCTTCCTGGGTGCTTGGCCTGTGGTGGGGATCTGGTTCACCTCCATGGGCGTGAGCACCATGGCGTTCAACCTGAACGGCTTCAACTTCAACCAGTCGGTCCTGGATTCCCAGGGCAAGGTGGTGAACACCTGGGCTGACGTGCTCAACCGCGCCAACCTGGGTATGGAAGTGATGCACGAGCGCAACGCTCACAACTTCCCGCTCGATTTGGCTGCGACCCAGTCGATCCCTGTGGCGCTGACCGCTCCGGCGATTGGCTGA
- a CDS encoding YcjF family protein, whose product MISPPASSVPSSLLQAALIKPLRRFWPLAAGLGGGVILLESSQGTLSSLISLSAAAAGLWLLSGRLRPSGKALPTSVEGWLERCQAVLDSFERLEADSDPLAQQQRRDQLEQLRQRQDDNHLQLALVGSGGWSEVLQAQLLQHCPSPLPLRVLRSQPLPPASAEWQWPEAFRRCDLVVYRLALPLSAADLRWLEALPEDQPVVLLVDRPPGDWALALHQLQRQLPSHLSEQCWPWSPEASDTCARDLQPFATALAAMGPERLRLTQQRCLEELHSSWQVALESLRRRHWQQLVQRTQWTVAAGVVVAPVPSLDLLVLAAANGLMLQEMARLWDCPWSLEQLQAAALHLAKACLALGVVEWSSQALAAVVKLHGATWLVGGALQALSAAYLTRVVGRAMADYMALAAGVPEAELERLLQQQAPLLVARAAEEEKLDWPGFLQQAQQWLQQSCNTPTLKAS is encoded by the coding sequence TTGATCTCGCCACCGGCCTCTTCTGTTCCGTCGTCGTTGCTCCAAGCGGCGTTGATCAAGCCGCTGCGTCGCTTCTGGCCACTGGCTGCCGGCTTAGGTGGAGGCGTGATCCTGTTGGAGAGCAGCCAGGGCACCCTCTCGTCGTTGATCAGCCTCAGTGCAGCGGCTGCTGGTCTCTGGCTGCTCAGCGGCCGCTTGCGGCCCTCGGGCAAGGCCCTACCCACGAGCGTGGAGGGCTGGCTCGAGCGTTGCCAAGCCGTGTTGGACAGCTTTGAGCGGCTCGAGGCTGACAGCGATCCGCTGGCGCAGCAGCAGCGCCGCGATCAGCTGGAGCAGCTGCGCCAACGCCAGGACGACAACCATCTGCAACTGGCGCTGGTGGGCAGTGGGGGCTGGAGTGAGGTCCTGCAAGCGCAGCTGCTTCAGCACTGCCCTTCGCCCTTGCCCCTAAGGGTGCTGCGCAGCCAGCCCCTGCCTCCAGCCAGTGCCGAGTGGCAGTGGCCGGAAGCGTTTCGCCGCTGCGATCTGGTCGTGTATCGCCTGGCCTTGCCGCTGTCAGCGGCGGATCTTCGCTGGCTTGAGGCCTTGCCGGAGGACCAACCCGTGGTGCTGTTGGTGGATCGCCCGCCGGGCGATTGGGCTTTGGCGTTGCATCAGCTCCAGCGCCAGCTGCCCAGTCATCTCAGCGAGCAGTGCTGGCCCTGGTCACCTGAGGCCAGCGACACCTGCGCCCGTGATTTGCAACCCTTTGCCACCGCACTCGCTGCGATGGGCCCTGAGCGATTGCGGCTTACCCAGCAGCGTTGCCTGGAGGAGCTGCACAGCAGCTGGCAGGTGGCCCTCGAATCGTTGCGCCGCCGCCATTGGCAGCAGCTGGTGCAACGCACCCAGTGGACCGTGGCCGCTGGGGTGGTGGTGGCCCCTGTGCCCAGCCTTGATCTGCTGGTGTTGGCGGCCGCCAATGGCCTGATGCTCCAGGAGATGGCTCGTTTGTGGGATTGCCCCTGGTCGCTGGAGCAATTGCAGGCGGCTGCGCTGCATCTCGCCAAGGCTTGCTTGGCCTTGGGGGTGGTGGAGTGGAGCAGCCAGGCTCTGGCTGCTGTGGTGAAGCTGCACGGAGCTACCTGGCTGGTGGGTGGTGCGCTTCAGGCGCTCAGCGCTGCCTATCTCACCCGTGTGGTGGGGCGTGCCATGGCCGACTACATGGCCCTCGCTGCCGGGGTACCCGAGGCTGAGTTGGAGCGGCTGTTGCAGCAGCAAGCGCCTCTGCTGGTGGCTCGAGCGGCCGAGGAAGAGAAGCTCGATTGGCCTGGTTTCCTTCAACAGGCGCAGCAGTGGTTGCAACAGAGCTGCAACACACCAACGCTCAAGGCTTCATGA
- the thrS gene encoding threonine--tRNA ligase, producing the protein MSHVMAMAVQRLFPKAQVTIGPWTENGFYYDFDSPDPFTEADLKAIKKEMIKIINKKLPLERLEVSRAEAETKIKAQNEPYKLEILAGINEPITLYTLGEEWWDLCAGPHVASTAELNAKAFELESVAGAYWRGDENNAQLQRIYGTAWETPEQLAEYKRRQEEAKRRDHRRIGTDLDLFSIEDEAGAGLVFWHPRGARMRLLIENLWRELHFAAGYELLYTPHVADISLWKTSGHLDFYSESMFGPMQVDEREYQLKPMNCPFHVLTYASTLRSYRELPIRWAELGTVYRYERPGVMHGLMRVRGFTQDDAHVFCLPDQISDEILAILNLTEQILSTFDFRHYEINLSTRPEKSIGEDAVWELATQGLIEALDRKGWAYKIDEGGGAFYGPKIDLKIEDAIGRMWQCSTIQLDFNLPERFDLEYVAADGSRQRPIMIHRAIFGSLERFFGIMTENYAGDFPFWLAPEQIRLLPVTDEVRDYAAGVAAELQAAGVRASIDHSGDRLGKLIRNGEQMKIPVLGVIGAKEAESGQISLRSRRDGDLGSVAVADLVAAAGRANQDRSAGLPLG; encoded by the coding sequence ATGAGCCATGTGATGGCCATGGCAGTGCAGCGGCTGTTTCCCAAGGCGCAGGTGACGATCGGTCCTTGGACTGAAAACGGCTTCTATTACGACTTCGACAGCCCCGATCCCTTCACCGAGGCCGATCTCAAGGCCATCAAGAAGGAGATGATCAAGATCATCAACAAGAAGCTTCCTCTCGAGCGCCTTGAGGTGAGCCGCGCGGAAGCCGAGACCAAGATCAAGGCCCAAAACGAGCCCTACAAGCTCGAAATCCTCGCGGGCATCAACGAACCCATCACCCTCTACACCCTGGGGGAGGAATGGTGGGACCTCTGTGCCGGCCCCCACGTGGCCAGCACTGCTGAGCTGAACGCCAAGGCCTTTGAGCTGGAAAGCGTGGCCGGGGCCTACTGGCGCGGTGATGAGAACAACGCCCAGCTGCAGCGCATCTACGGCACCGCCTGGGAAACCCCAGAGCAACTCGCCGAATACAAGCGCCGTCAAGAAGAGGCCAAGCGCCGCGATCACCGCCGCATCGGCACCGATCTCGATCTGTTCTCCATCGAAGACGAAGCCGGCGCTGGCTTGGTGTTCTGGCACCCCCGCGGCGCCCGCATGCGCCTGCTGATCGAGAACCTCTGGCGCGAGCTGCACTTTGCCGCCGGATACGAGCTGCTCTACACGCCCCACGTGGCCGACATCAGCCTCTGGAAAACCTCAGGCCACCTCGACTTCTACAGCGAGAGCATGTTTGGGCCGATGCAGGTGGATGAGCGGGAATACCAGCTCAAGCCGATGAACTGCCCGTTCCACGTGCTCACCTACGCCAGCACCCTGCGCAGCTACCGGGAGCTGCCGATCCGCTGGGCCGAGCTGGGCACCGTGTATCGCTACGAGCGTCCCGGGGTGATGCACGGCCTGATGCGCGTGCGCGGCTTCACCCAGGACGACGCCCACGTGTTCTGCCTGCCGGATCAGATCAGCGACGAAATCCTGGCGATCCTCAACCTCACCGAGCAGATCCTCTCCACCTTCGATTTCCGCCATTACGAGATCAACCTCTCGACGCGGCCTGAGAAATCGATCGGTGAAGACGCCGTCTGGGAGCTGGCCACCCAAGGCCTGATCGAAGCTCTGGATCGCAAGGGCTGGGCCTACAAGATCGATGAAGGCGGTGGTGCCTTCTACGGCCCCAAGATCGACCTCAAGATCGAAGACGCCATCGGGCGGATGTGGCAGTGCTCCACCATCCAGCTCGATTTCAACCTGCCGGAGCGGTTTGATCTCGAATACGTGGCCGCCGATGGCTCCAGGCAGCGGCCGATCATGATCCACCGCGCCATCTTCGGCTCGTTGGAGCGGTTCTTCGGGATCATGACCGAGAACTACGCCGGCGATTTCCCCTTCTGGCTCGCCCCCGAGCAGATCCGGTTGTTGCCGGTCACCGATGAAGTGCGCGATTACGCGGCGGGGGTGGCAGCCGAGCTCCAGGCCGCCGGCGTGCGAGCCAGCATTGACCATTCCGGTGATCGCCTCGGCAAGCTGATTCGCAATGGCGAACAGATGAAGATCCCAGTGCTGGGTGTGATCGGTGCCAAAGAGGCCGAGAGCGGCCAAATCAGCCTGCGCAGCCGGCGTGATGGCGATCTCGGCAGCGTGGCCGTGGCTGATCTAGTGGCGGCTGCGGGCCGCGCCAATCAGGATCGGAGTGCAGGTCTGCCCCTGGGCTGA
- a CDS encoding cation diffusion facilitator family transporter, giving the protein MGVASTGGAPSAAAPQRDDNRRAVQRVLLIALAVNVSMTLLKLVIGLLSGSLAVLADAMHSATDGLSSLLGLITNGLSDPKPDRDHPYGHDKYEGLGAVAIAGFILFTAFEILKTSVERIAAGLPPLRLDAQDLVLLLIVLGCNLLLAGYERSEGRRLGSQLLLADAKHTTSDIWTTVVVLLGLAGVLTLGINWLDVAMAVPLCVLLLRACWQVLRSNLPWLVDQIAIAPEAIHEVAMAVPGVLNVHDIASRGVLGQRVFIELHMVVDANDLPTAHRITELVEDHLEARFGPVRCTIHLEPREYAIADITFRGAHG; this is encoded by the coding sequence ATGGGAGTCGCCAGCACGGGCGGAGCGCCATCAGCCGCTGCGCCGCAACGTGATGACAACCGCCGGGCGGTGCAGCGGGTGCTGCTCATCGCCCTAGCGGTGAATGTGTCGATGACCCTGCTGAAGCTGGTGATCGGCCTGCTCAGCGGCTCCCTGGCGGTGCTGGCTGATGCCATGCACAGCGCCACCGACGGCCTCAGCAGCCTGCTGGGCCTCATCACCAATGGGCTCTCCGATCCCAAGCCGGATCGAGACCATCCCTACGGCCACGACAAATATGAAGGACTGGGGGCGGTGGCGATCGCCGGCTTCATCTTGTTCACCGCCTTCGAGATTCTCAAAACTTCGGTGGAGCGCATCGCCGCGGGCCTGCCTCCACTGCGGCTGGATGCACAGGATTTAGTGCTGCTGCTGATCGTGCTGGGCTGCAACCTGCTTCTGGCGGGCTATGAGCGCAGCGAAGGCCGGCGGCTGGGAAGCCAACTGCTGCTGGCCGACGCCAAACACACCACCAGCGACATCTGGACCACGGTGGTGGTGCTGCTCGGCTTGGCTGGCGTGCTCACGCTCGGCATCAACTGGCTGGATGTGGCCATGGCGGTGCCGCTCTGTGTGCTGCTGCTGCGGGCCTGCTGGCAAGTGCTGCGCAGCAATCTGCCCTGGCTGGTGGACCAGATCGCCATCGCCCCGGAAGCCATCCATGAGGTCGCGATGGCAGTACCTGGCGTGCTCAACGTGCACGACATCGCCAGCCGCGGCGTGCTGGGCCAACGCGTGTTCATCGAGCTGCACATGGTGGTGGATGCCAACGATCTGCCGACCGCCCATCGCATCACCGAGCTGGTGGAGGACCATCTCGAGGCACGCTTCGGTCCGGTGCGCTGCACGATTCATCTCGAGCCACGCGAGTACGCCATCGCCGACATCACGTTCCGCGGTGCCCATGGCTGA
- the trpS gene encoding tryptophan--tRNA ligase: MPRARVLSGVQPTGSLHLGNWLGAIRNWVDLQDSHDTFFCVVDLHAITVPHNPEQLAADTRSTAALYLACGIDPAKATVFVQSHVPAHSELCWLLNCVTPLNWLERMIQFKEKAVKQGDQVSVGLLDYPVLMAADILLYDADLVPVGEDQKQHLELARDIAQQRINARFGPKDADGEPIPVLKVPEPLILKEGARVMSLTDGRSKMSKSDPNEGSRINLLDPPELITKKVKRAKTDPIMGLEFGNPERPETDNLLGLYALLSGKGRDAAAAECASMGWGSFKPLLAETLVEALRPIQERYSALSNDPAELDRVLEQGSERANAVAESTLERTRQALGFLPRP; encoded by the coding sequence ATGCCAAGGGCCCGGGTTCTCTCAGGGGTTCAACCCACCGGATCGCTTCACCTGGGCAACTGGCTCGGCGCCATCCGCAACTGGGTGGACCTTCAGGACAGCCACGACACCTTTTTCTGTGTGGTGGACCTGCATGCGATCACGGTTCCCCACAACCCGGAGCAACTGGCGGCCGACACCCGCAGCACGGCGGCCTTGTATCTGGCCTGTGGCATCGATCCCGCCAAGGCCACTGTGTTCGTGCAGAGCCATGTGCCGGCCCACAGCGAGCTGTGCTGGCTTCTGAACTGCGTGACTCCGCTCAACTGGCTGGAGCGGATGATTCAGTTCAAGGAGAAGGCTGTGAAGCAGGGCGACCAGGTGTCGGTAGGCCTGCTCGATTACCCGGTGCTGATGGCCGCCGACATCCTTTTGTATGACGCCGACCTGGTGCCGGTGGGCGAAGACCAGAAGCAACACCTGGAGCTGGCTCGCGATATCGCTCAGCAGCGCATCAACGCGCGTTTCGGCCCGAAGGATGCCGACGGCGAACCGATCCCCGTGCTGAAGGTGCCCGAACCGCTGATCCTCAAGGAGGGGGCGCGGGTGATGAGCCTCACCGATGGGCGCAGCAAGATGAGCAAGAGCGATCCCAATGAGGGCTCCCGCATCAACCTGCTTGACCCGCCGGAGCTGATCACCAAGAAGGTGAAGCGGGCCAAAACCGACCCAATCATGGGCCTGGAATTCGGCAATCCGGAGCGACCCGAAACCGACAACCTGCTGGGGCTCTATGCGCTGCTCAGCGGCAAAGGGCGCGATGCCGCCGCCGCGGAGTGCGCCTCCATGGGCTGGGGCAGCTTCAAGCCTCTGCTCGCCGAAACACTGGTGGAGGCGCTGCGGCCGATCCAGGAGCGCTATAGCGCCCTCAGCAACGATCCGGCTGAACTGGATCGGGTGCTGGAGCAGGGCAGTGAACGCGCCAACGCCGTGGCCGAATCCACCCTGGAGCGCACCCGCCAAGCGCTCGGCTTCCTGCCACGCCCCTGA
- a CDS encoding glycoside hydrolase family 104 protein encodes MRRHLPSTSRPTPASGAATALGLLLLAAGSLVAPSQGHEAAEEVSSAAARSTAAYAITPQRRALLNTIRYAEGTWKQGQAGYRTLYGGGRFQSLERHPEIVVVKRYTSAAAGAYQFLPTTWSEAASKLQLASFDPESQDQAALYLVDRRGMLEHIDQQGLTREAMAVLAREWASFPNLAGRSAYGQPVKRADELQSFYSNNLKALADQA; translated from the coding sequence CTGCGTCGTCATCTGCCCTCCACGTCCCGGCCTACACCTGCCTCCGGAGCCGCCACAGCCCTTGGCCTCCTGCTCCTGGCCGCAGGATCGCTCGTGGCCCCCTCCCAAGGGCACGAGGCAGCCGAAGAGGTCAGCAGCGCCGCAGCCCGCAGCACGGCCGCTTACGCCATCACGCCGCAACGGCGGGCCCTGCTCAACACGATTCGCTATGCGGAAGGCACCTGGAAACAGGGCCAGGCCGGATACCGCACCCTCTATGGAGGCGGACGTTTCCAGAGTCTGGAGCGTCATCCGGAGATCGTGGTGGTGAAGCGCTACACCAGTGCTGCTGCCGGGGCTTATCAATTCCTGCCCACCACCTGGAGTGAAGCCGCCAGCAAGCTCCAGCTGGCCAGCTTTGATCCCGAGAGCCAGGACCAGGCCGCTCTCTATCTCGTGGACCGTCGCGGGATGTTGGAGCACATCGACCAGCAGGGACTCACCCGGGAAGCCATGGCTGTGCTGGCGCGGGAATGGGCGTCCTTCCCCAACCTGGCCGGCCGCAGTGCCTACGGGCAGCCCGTCAAACGGGCTGATGAGCTCCAGAGCTTTTACAGCAACAACCTCAAGGCCCTGGCTGATCAGGCCTGA
- a CDS encoding DUF2605 family protein, protein MDLSSPPPSAQPPAPDPDSEPAQLLDQLLQSLFDDFCFWFQRGLVLLELTPDHLLPAAEQQSLRLKLEEALQAIAATRALRAACATPMAVDMDAMAPWHRLMMRVWNLSSMLRIAGVALPPDGRGDAEPQA, encoded by the coding sequence ATGGACCTTTCCTCCCCGCCACCCTCCGCCCAGCCGCCTGCCCCGGATCCCGATTCCGAGCCGGCACAGCTGTTGGATCAGTTGTTGCAGTCGCTCTTCGACGACTTTTGCTTCTGGTTTCAGCGGGGCCTGGTGCTGTTGGAGCTCACGCCCGATCACCTGTTGCCCGCCGCTGAGCAGCAGTCGCTCCGCCTGAAGCTGGAGGAAGCCCTTCAAGCCATCGCCGCAACCCGCGCGCTGCGTGCGGCTTGTGCCACGCCCATGGCCGTGGATATGGACGCGATGGCCCCCTGGCACCGCTTGATGATGCGTGTGTGGAACCTCTCCTCGATGCTGCGCATCGCCGGGGTGGCACTGCCCCCGGATGGACGCGGAGACGCAGAGCCTCAGGCCTGA